The Amphiprion ocellaris isolate individual 3 ecotype Okinawa chromosome 6, ASM2253959v1, whole genome shotgun sequence genome contains a region encoding:
- the LOC111582070 gene encoding probable G-protein coupled receptor 21, whose translation MNSSSDANQSGSPPFCLLGAVGYSRSLDTCVLEVVVILFLTVLIIAGNLVVIFVFHCAPLLHHHTTSHFIQTMAYADLLVGVTCLVPSLSLLHYLRGLNEELTCKAFGYMVSVLKSVSMASLACISVDRYIAITRPLSYATLVTPCRLRVCIVLIWIYSALIFLPSFFGWGKPGYHGDIFQWCADSWKTNPGFSTFIVALLYAPAALTVCFTYGSIFKICRQHTREITQRHARFSSQADGDKGERGERCEGCPDKRYAMVLFRITSVFYVLWMPYILYFLLESAGLYHHMVASFLTTWLAISNSFCNCLIYSLSNSVFRKGLGRLFSPLFPSCLGCTDAKKAPAPVSLRPDPRCQV comes from the coding sequence ATGAACTCCTCCTCCGACGCCAACCAAAGTGGCTCTCCCCCGTTCTGCCTGCTGGGCGCCGTGGGTTACTCCCGCAGCCTGGACACTTGTGTGCTGGAGGTGGTCGTCATCCTCTTCCTCACTGTGCTCATCATCGCCGGCAACCTGGTGGTGATCTTCGTCTTCCACTGTGCCCCTCTGCTGCACCACCACACCACCAGCCACTTCATCCAGACCATGGCCTACGCCGACCTGCTGGTGGGTGTCACCTGCCTAGTGCCGTCGCTGTCCCTCCTCCACTACCTCCGCGGCCTGAACGAGGAGCTCACCTGCAAGGCATTTGGCTACATGGTGTCGGTGCTGAAGAGCGTCTCCATGGCGTCGCTGGCGTGCATCAGCGTGGACCGCTATATCGCCATCACCCGCCCGCTGTCGTACGCCACGCTGGTGACGCCGTGCCGCCTGCGGGTGTGCATCGTCCTCATCTGGATCTACTCCGCGCTCATCTTCCTGCCGTCCTTCTTCGGCTGGGGGAAGCCCGGTTACCACGGGGATATTTTCCAGTGGTGTGCCGACTCGTGGAAGACCAACCCGGGCTTCAGCACCTTCATTGTGGCGCTGCTGTACGCCCCAGCGGCGCTCACAGTCTGCTTCACCTATGGAAGTATATTCAAGATCTGCCGGCAGCACACCAGGGAGATCACACAGCGCCACGCCCGCTTCAGCTCGCAGGCGGACGGCGATAAAGGCGAGCGTGGCGAACGCTGCGAGGGCTGCCCTGACAAACGCTACGCCATGGTGCTGTTCCGCATCACCAGCGTCTTCTATGTGCTGTGGATGCCGTACATCCTCTACTTCCTGCTGGAGAGTGCTGGCCTCTATCACCACATGGTGGCGTCCTTCCTCACCACGTGGCTCGCCATCAGCAACAGCTTCTGCAACTGTCTCATCTACAGCCTCTCCAACAGCGTCTTCCGGAAAGGCCTCGGCCGCCTCTTCAGCCCGCTGTTCCCCTCCTGCCTCGGCTGCACCGACGCCAAGAAGGCGCCGGCGCCCGTCAGCCTGCGACCTGACCCCCGCTGCCAGGTGTGA